A window of the Dyadobacter pollutisoli genome harbors these coding sequences:
- a CDS encoding LytR/AlgR family response regulator transcription factor, producing MIKCIIIDDEKNCVEMLEWLLKTYAPSVSIAAMCNSAEKGIEEIKKHRPDVVFLDIEMPRMNGFDMLEKFDKLFFDVVFTTAYDKFAIKAFKYSALNYLLKPIDPDDLKETIRRIEEKGSTPSREQLDLLFQSVRQMKPTPQRIALTTGDGMIFVTTQDIIYCEAESNYTSVVLSGGKKIVVSKVLKDIDEALSGPDFFRVHNSFLINLNRIKKFVRGEGGYVVMDNDVTITISRSRRQEFMDMFARF from the coding sequence ATGATAAAATGTATCATCATTGACGACGAAAAAAACTGCGTTGAAATGCTCGAATGGCTGCTGAAAACTTATGCGCCTTCGGTTTCGATCGCAGCCATGTGCAACTCGGCCGAAAAGGGTATTGAGGAAATCAAAAAGCACCGGCCCGATGTCGTTTTCCTGGACATTGAAATGCCCAGAATGAATGGGTTCGACATGCTGGAAAAATTCGACAAGCTTTTCTTTGATGTGGTTTTTACTACGGCTTATGACAAATTTGCTATTAAAGCATTCAAATACAGTGCATTGAATTACCTGCTCAAACCGATCGATCCCGACGATCTGAAAGAAACCATTCGCAGGATCGAAGAAAAAGGAAGCACACCTTCCCGGGAGCAGCTGGATTTGCTTTTTCAAAGTGTAAGACAAATGAAGCCGACGCCACAGCGCATTGCCCTCACGACGGGCGACGGGATGATATTTGTGACCACCCAGGACATTATATACTGCGAGGCGGAGAGTAATTACACAAGTGTGGTCCTTTCCGGCGGGAAGAAAATAGTGGTTTCCAAAGTGCTCAAAGACATTGATGAAGCCCTGAGCGGCCCGGACTTTTTCAGGGTGCATAATTCTTTTCTGATCAATCTCAACAGGATCAAGAAGTTCGTCCGTGGGGAAGGCGGATATGTGGTGATGGACAATGATGTTACAATCACCATTTCCCGGTCGCGCAGGCAGGAATTCATGGATATGTTCGCACGGTTTTAA
- a CDS encoding sensor histidine kinase, whose translation MGHLIVQFALVTHFHSKCIPVVFLRQLKIGVVVLLMTAKQSCLAQLPDFNVQLLDESNGIQTTDISTLVRDKQGFLWMMSSRHLQRFDGQNVKRIETEGEDLTDVTADTSGTIWTVTDSEIRRYVNDLKGFEKIKTIGPKIERLNKLYKLHVTPDNRVWANAGKGLYCYDPAKNAFIFHPLPGLEKHYFYRRIFSQRSHQLYLGDVHTIFCYNTRTRKVRSAPFKNVKSVVPITDDIAWVTDSRLQTHEINFATGTVSNVHGKDQHRASVFPAASLISVIPFKSNTYLVNTTKGCYLFDRETGVLKKALINDSGKQLPNDENYADFYDKEGTQWILCQEGIMFFRPLEHNIGWLRGFSHVEKGWSNIVRAITEDDRGNVWLGTASGLSSMNLASGQMKSVDPKAVTRQLFPGGAIRGLIFDGKNLIVGPETGRPFIFDPVRETFMDVQYPAGEEGQNLKAKLDTELIATIYPLISGHFLVVGEMSCYLLEKGTYRISERNFKGAENNIQAVKEDKNGNFWMGSYRGLMYVDKDFKTHFQDAAFSPGYLVSSVLIRNDSTVWCGSVGLYEVVRSKNKLKRRLIFPELRNQRITVLHQDKGGRIWIGGDDGLYHLNVKGNKLEWFDIWDNIQNKRLNANSLLESRSGYLFIGGFNGLNYFDPEKIESREEKLNVSITAVRINQDDSLFMLKQAPLQLSWKQNSFEFQFVTAYFRNPQKLIYRYRLVGLDNGWTLNGRNNRVRFSALPPGEYTFTVAASLDGVTWHETPRPFSFEIMRPFWKQLWFIALCVVVAGVLGYWLFKRRVTAIRRQTALREQVAEMEMKALRAQMNPHFIFNCLNSINRYIVKSDNATASLYLTRFSKLIRLILDNSNSKKVLLSNELEALKLYIEMERIRFDEKFEYHINLGEEVNADSVEVPSLIIQPYVENAIWHGLLHKETSGSLWVHVNMLDDNMLECVVEDNGIGREKARDFRSKSATSKKSLGMKLTEDRIAVLNQYAQTSASVEIIDLVDGDHKAAGTRVVIKIPV comes from the coding sequence ATGGGTCATTTAATTGTACAATTTGCGCTGGTAACTCATTTTCATAGTAAATGTATCCCTGTGGTTTTTTTGAGGCAGCTTAAAATCGGTGTCGTTGTTTTGCTGATGACGGCAAAGCAAAGTTGCCTGGCGCAGTTGCCGGATTTCAATGTACAGCTGCTCGATGAAAGCAATGGGATACAGACTACGGACATTTCGACATTGGTCCGCGACAAACAGGGGTTTCTATGGATGATGTCTTCGCGGCATTTGCAGCGTTTTGACGGTCAGAATGTCAAACGCATTGAAACAGAAGGAGAGGACCTCACCGATGTAACGGCCGATACTTCAGGTACGATTTGGACTGTGACAGATTCGGAGATCAGGCGGTACGTAAATGATTTGAAGGGCTTTGAGAAAATAAAGACAATCGGTCCCAAAATTGAGCGGCTCAACAAACTGTACAAGCTGCATGTGACGCCCGATAACCGGGTGTGGGCGAACGCAGGAAAGGGGCTGTATTGCTACGATCCGGCAAAGAATGCATTCATTTTCCACCCCTTGCCAGGCCTCGAAAAGCACTATTTCTACCGCCGTATATTCAGCCAAAGAAGCCATCAGCTGTATCTGGGCGATGTTCATACCATTTTTTGTTACAATACAAGAACCCGAAAAGTCAGAAGTGCACCATTTAAGAATGTCAAATCCGTAGTACCCATTACGGACGACATTGCCTGGGTTACGGACAGTCGTTTACAGACTCACGAAATCAATTTTGCGACGGGTACGGTCAGCAATGTACACGGAAAAGATCAGCACCGCGCCTCGGTATTTCCAGCCGCAAGCCTGATCAGTGTAATTCCGTTCAAGTCCAATACCTACCTGGTCAATACTACCAAAGGATGTTATCTGTTTGATCGTGAGACGGGTGTTCTCAAAAAGGCACTCATCAATGATTCGGGAAAACAACTGCCCAACGACGAGAACTACGCCGATTTTTACGACAAAGAAGGTACCCAGTGGATTCTCTGCCAGGAAGGAATTATGTTTTTCAGGCCATTGGAACATAATATCGGCTGGTTAAGAGGATTTTCGCACGTGGAGAAGGGTTGGAGCAACATTGTCCGGGCCATTACTGAGGACGATCGGGGGAATGTATGGCTCGGTACGGCTTCGGGCCTTTCGAGCATGAACCTGGCAAGCGGGCAAATGAAATCGGTTGATCCCAAGGCGGTGACTCGCCAATTGTTTCCGGGCGGAGCGATTCGCGGGCTGATTTTTGACGGCAAAAACCTCATTGTTGGACCGGAAACGGGCAGGCCATTCATTTTTGATCCCGTGCGGGAAACGTTCATGGATGTGCAGTATCCGGCAGGTGAGGAAGGCCAAAACCTCAAAGCAAAGCTTGATACCGAGCTGATCGCAACGATTTACCCTTTAATTTCCGGCCATTTTTTAGTAGTCGGCGAAATGTCCTGCTACTTGTTGGAGAAGGGCACCTACCGGATTAGTGAAAGGAATTTCAAGGGCGCTGAAAACAACATTCAGGCGGTTAAAGAAGACAAAAACGGTAACTTCTGGATGGGTTCCTACCGTGGGCTTATGTATGTGGACAAGGATTTCAAAACACATTTCCAGGACGCTGCATTTTCGCCCGGCTATCTGGTCAGTTCAGTGCTGATACGCAATGATTCAACGGTTTGGTGTGGTTCGGTTGGGCTTTATGAGGTGGTCAGAAGTAAAAATAAACTAAAAAGAAGACTCATTTTTCCCGAGTTACGTAACCAGCGGATCACCGTTTTGCATCAGGACAAAGGCGGCAGGATCTGGATTGGCGGGGACGATGGCTTGTATCATTTGAATGTGAAGGGCAATAAGTTGGAATGGTTTGACATTTGGGATAATATTCAGAACAAACGACTGAATGCCAACAGTTTGCTGGAATCGAGGAGCGGATATTTATTCATCGGAGGTTTTAACGGACTGAATTATTTTGACCCGGAAAAAATTGAATCGCGTGAAGAGAAGCTGAATGTCAGCATTACCGCGGTGAGGATCAATCAGGACGATTCCCTCTTTATGCTGAAACAAGCGCCGTTGCAATTGAGCTGGAAGCAAAATTCGTTTGAATTTCAGTTTGTTACGGCGTATTTTAGAAACCCGCAAAAGCTTATTTACAGGTACCGGCTGGTGGGACTGGACAATGGCTGGACATTGAATGGGCGTAATAACAGGGTGAGGTTTTCGGCGCTGCCGCCGGGTGAATATACTTTCACAGTGGCCGCAAGCCTGGATGGTGTTACCTGGCATGAAACCCCGCGGCCTTTCTCTTTTGAAATTATGCGTCCGTTCTGGAAGCAGTTGTGGTTCATTGCATTGTGTGTGGTAGTGGCAGGTGTACTGGGCTACTGGCTATTCAAAAGACGGGTGACGGCGATCCGGAGGCAAACGGCTTTGCGTGAACAGGTTGCGGAGATGGAAATGAAAGCACTGCGGGCCCAAATGAACCCGCATTTCATTTTTAACTGCCTGAATTCGATTAACCGGTACATTGTTAAAAGCGACAATGCGACCGCATCATTGTACCTCACCAGATTTTCCAAATTGATCAGGCTGATACTTGACAATTCAAACAGTAAAAAAGTGCTGTTATCCAATGAGTTGGAAGCATTGAAATTGTATATTGAAATGGAGAGGATACGGTTCGATGAAAAGTTTGAGTACCATATTAACCTGGGTGAAGAAGTTAATGCCGACTCGGTGGAGGTGCCGTCGCTTATCATTCAGCCGTACGTCGAGAATGCGATCTGGCATGGTTTGCTGCATAAGGAAACGAGCGGGAGCCTGTGGGTGCATGTGAACATGCTGGACGATAATATGCTGGAATGCGTGGTGGAGGACAACGGAATAGGGCGGGAAAAGGCCAGGGATTTCAGAAGTAAATCCGCAACAAGCAAGAAATCGCTGGGGATGAAATTGACCGAGGACCGCATTGCGGTTTTGAACCAGTATGCGCAGACGAGTGCGAGCGTGGAGATCATTGACCTTGTCGATGGCGATCACAAAGCTGCGGGGACACGTGTTGTTATTAAAATTCCGGTTTAG
- a CDS encoding TetR/AcrR family transcriptional regulator has protein sequence MARPKKFDEAATLQKALRVFWKKGYSGTSMSDLVKAMEINAPSLYDTYGDKQQLFLAALQSYLRSQHDWMKDVSTKEVPVKDTIKLLLDTLVEDTLNDPEKKGCFMVNTVTELANVDEKILAVASDNEKQVQEILQTLIRKGQANGEISRDKNPEILAAYVFTNLMGVRVVAATNSNKNLLHAAMEVVVSSL, from the coding sequence ATGGCACGACCTAAAAAATTCGACGAAGCCGCTACCCTCCAAAAGGCATTACGGGTATTTTGGAAAAAAGGATATTCCGGTACTTCGATGTCCGACCTTGTGAAGGCGATGGAAATCAATGCGCCCAGCCTGTATGATACCTATGGCGATAAGCAGCAACTGTTTTTAGCCGCACTCCAGAGCTACCTGCGTTCACAGCACGACTGGATGAAAGATGTGAGCACCAAGGAGGTTCCCGTCAAAGATACCATCAAACTGTTGCTGGATACATTGGTAGAAGACACATTGAATGATCCCGAAAAAAAGGGCTGTTTCATGGTAAATACCGTCACCGAGCTCGCCAATGTCGATGAAAAGATCCTTGCCGTGGCTTCGGATAATGAAAAACAGGTTCAGGAAATATTGCAGACTCTCATCAGGAAAGGACAAGCCAACGGAGAGATTTCAAGGGATAAAAACCCCGAAATACTGGCCGCCTACGTGTTTACCAACCTCATGGGCGTACGTGTTGTAGCCGCTACCAACTCCAACAAAAACCTGCTCCACGCGGCGATGGAGGTAGTCGTTTCCAGCCTCTGA
- a CDS encoding SDR family oxidoreductase, translated as MKRLENKVAVITGGNSGIGFATASEFINEGANVIITGRNPQSIGAATAALGEKAYGIVSDTSKFADIQHLQEEVKAHAEKIDILFINAGIAKFSSVDQVSEEFYEESFDINFKGAYFTIQALLPLINDGGSIILNTSINAHVGMPGASIYAASKAALLSLAKNLSAELLSRKIRVNAISPGPVVTPLHSTAKFGITDEQLKQMGEGILSQIPVGRFGTPEEIAKAAAFFASDDSSFILGTELIVDGGMATL; from the coding sequence ATGAAACGTCTTGAAAATAAAGTAGCAGTTATTACAGGTGGCAATAGTGGAATTGGTTTTGCCACAGCAAGTGAATTTATCAATGAAGGAGCGAACGTCATTATCACAGGCCGCAACCCCCAGTCCATTGGTGCGGCGACGGCAGCGCTGGGTGAAAAAGCTTACGGAATTGTGTCAGATACAAGCAAATTTGCCGACATTCAACATTTACAGGAAGAAGTAAAAGCGCATGCTGAAAAGATTGACATACTTTTTATCAACGCAGGTATTGCCAAATTTTCATCAGTCGATCAGGTAAGCGAAGAGTTTTACGAAGAGAGTTTCGATATCAATTTCAAAGGCGCCTACTTTACCATTCAGGCCCTGCTTCCACTGATCAACGACGGCGGCTCCATTATTCTGAACACATCCATCAATGCGCACGTAGGTATGCCCGGCGCAAGTATTTACGCAGCTTCGAAAGCCGCATTGCTTTCACTGGCCAAAAACCTTTCAGCTGAACTGCTTTCCAGAAAGATCCGTGTCAATGCGATCAGCCCCGGTCCGGTCGTTACCCCGCTTCACAGTACCGCCAAATTTGGCATTACCGACGAACAGCTGAAACAAATGGGTGAAGGCATTCTCAGTCAGATCCCCGTCGGTCGGTTTGGTACCCCCGAAGAGATCGCCAAAGCCGCTGCTTTCTTTGCATCCGACGATTCCAGCTTTATTTTGGGCACAGAATTGATCGTCGACGGTGGTATGGCCACATTATAA
- a CDS encoding TetR/AcrR family transcriptional regulator: MKDTEQSIIEAAILIFNEDLSAPLEKVAEKAETTRRTLHRYFKDRKELMQRCEKEIRRSCAIAMTQAYNSSEDPVIQLENMFYAGIQCGTKHTFLHKLHQLHDHAHETSNKDCVKFEQTFQLWNSHLKLLQTTGLISAHLSSEWIQNLYNGIVTACIASQNQTQMNQQDVKKFAWFSFSRGIGI, translated from the coding sequence ATGAAAGATACCGAGCAAAGCATTATCGAGGCGGCCATTTTGATTTTCAATGAGGACTTATCGGCCCCATTGGAGAAGGTTGCGGAAAAAGCGGAGACAACCCGCCGTACTTTGCACAGGTATTTCAAAGACCGGAAAGAGCTGATGCAGCGGTGCGAAAAAGAGATCCGGAGGTCGTGCGCAATTGCAATGACACAAGCCTATAACAGTTCAGAAGACCCTGTTATTCAGCTTGAAAACATGTTTTATGCCGGCATTCAATGCGGTACCAAACATACTTTCTTGCATAAGCTGCACCAGTTGCATGACCACGCTCACGAAACAAGTAATAAGGATTGTGTCAAGTTTGAGCAGACTTTTCAGCTCTGGAATTCGCATTTAAAGTTATTACAGACCACCGGGCTGATCAGCGCACATTTGTCCTCCGAATGGATTCAAAATCTGTATAACGGTATCGTTACAGCCTGCATTGCGTCTCAGAACCAGACACAAATGAATCAGCAGGATGTTAAAAAATTTGCCTGGTTTTCGTTCAGTCGCGGCATAGGGATCTGA
- a CDS encoding NAD(P)/FAD-dependent oxidoreductase yields the protein MTEYKNFDVVIIGGSYAGLSAAMTLGRAMQNVLIIDSGKPCNRQTPHAHNLITHDGRSPGEISAEARKQVMAYPTVIWLDDLATSVTGTDNHFIVTTAQERQFAAKKLLFATGVKDLMPPIPGLAESWGISVVHCPYCHGYEYRGQETGILINGDMALDFGKFIRNWTNHLTIFTNGPATFDSAVRGKILSLDISINEKKLREIQHDNGYLKAIVFEDQSQQELTALYARPPFEQHCPIPQNLGCNISEQGYIQVDEAQKTNVAGIYAAGDNTSMFRGLSMAMAAGTMAGARMNHELINERHS from the coding sequence ATGACCGAATACAAGAACTTCGACGTAGTGATCATTGGCGGCAGCTATGCAGGTCTTTCTGCGGCGATGACGCTGGGTCGCGCAATGCAGAATGTTTTGATCATCGACAGCGGCAAACCTTGTAACAGACAAACCCCGCACGCACATAACCTGATCACGCATGACGGAAGAAGCCCGGGGGAAATTTCCGCCGAAGCCAGAAAGCAGGTAATGGCCTACCCGACCGTGATCTGGCTCGACGATCTGGCGACTTCGGTTACCGGCACAGACAATCATTTTATTGTCACCACAGCCCAGGAGAGGCAATTCGCTGCGAAAAAATTGCTATTCGCAACAGGTGTAAAAGACCTTATGCCGCCGATTCCGGGCCTGGCCGAATCCTGGGGAATTAGTGTGGTACATTGTCCTTACTGCCACGGCTACGAATATCGCGGTCAGGAAACCGGTATATTGATCAACGGAGATATGGCACTTGATTTTGGAAAATTCATCAGAAACTGGACCAATCATCTGACCATTTTCACCAATGGCCCGGCCACATTTGATTCGGCCGTACGTGGAAAAATCCTTTCGCTGGACATCAGCATCAATGAAAAAAAGCTGCGGGAAATCCAACACGACAATGGATATCTCAAAGCCATTGTTTTTGAAGATCAATCGCAGCAGGAACTAACAGCATTGTATGCCCGGCCGCCATTTGAACAACATTGCCCTATTCCACAAAACCTGGGTTGCAACATTAGTGAGCAAGGTTACATTCAGGTGGACGAAGCACAAAAAACCAATGTCGCGGGAATTTACGCGGCGGGCGATAACACGTCGATGTTCCGCGGATTATCGATGGCAATGGCTGCCGGAACCATGGCCGGTGCGCGGATGAATCATGAATTAATCAACGAAAGACATTCATAA
- a CDS encoding THUMP domain-containing class I SAM-dependent RNA methyltransferase, with amino-acid sequence MSFYTTSATIIITCHKRLAPYLEQEVKDLGFVVDEVFITGLRLRGTINDCIRLNLNLYCASQVLYSIGNFTAHHPDDVYRYLSTMPWEDIIPDESYFSVTSNVQNPTINNSMFANLRVKDAIVDRFRDKKGTRPSTGPELTGSVIHLFWKNENAEIFIDTSGDSLARHGYRKIPGRAPMLEALASATILASRWDRKSAFINPMCGSGTLAIEAALIATNSRPGLFRDNYAFMHLIGYDKEVYYAEQDKLEAQIIEVPGLRIIATDYSNVAIANARKNAIAAGVADMIEFQLCDFADTEVPQENKGVFFINPEYGDRLGEIVELEETYARIGDFMKQKCRGYYGYVFTGNLDLAKKIGLKAKRRIEFYTSKIDCRLLEYELYEGTRRETAVTPA; translated from the coding sequence ATGTCATTCTACACTACTTCGGCCACGATCATCATTACCTGTCACAAACGACTTGCTCCATACCTGGAACAGGAAGTAAAAGACCTGGGATTCGTTGTGGATGAAGTATTTATAACCGGGTTAAGGCTACGCGGAACGATCAATGATTGTATCAGGCTGAACCTGAACCTGTATTGCGCCAGCCAGGTTTTGTATAGCATCGGCAATTTCACAGCGCATCATCCCGACGATGTATACCGGTACCTGAGCACAATGCCCTGGGAGGATATTATTCCCGACGAGAGTTATTTTTCGGTTACTAGCAATGTTCAGAACCCTACGATCAACAATAGTATGTTTGCCAATTTGCGGGTAAAAGATGCAATTGTGGACCGTTTCAGGGATAAAAAAGGCACGAGGCCGTCCACGGGCCCTGAGCTGACAGGTTCAGTGATCCATTTGTTTTGGAAAAATGAAAATGCTGAGATATTCATCGATACCTCCGGCGATTCGCTGGCGCGACACGGCTACCGCAAAATTCCGGGAAGGGCGCCAATGCTGGAAGCGCTGGCTTCCGCTACGATCCTGGCGAGCCGCTGGGACCGGAAATCAGCGTTCATTAATCCCATGTGTGGGTCGGGTACGCTGGCCATCGAAGCCGCACTGATCGCTACTAACAGTCGCCCCGGCCTTTTCCGCGACAATTATGCATTCATGCATTTGATCGGTTACGACAAGGAAGTCTATTACGCCGAGCAGGACAAACTCGAAGCGCAAATTATTGAAGTACCGGGTTTGCGCATCATTGCGACGGATTATAGTAATGTCGCTATCGCCAATGCACGCAAAAACGCGATTGCCGCAGGCGTGGCTGATATGATTGAATTCCAGCTTTGTGATTTTGCGGATACGGAAGTTCCTCAGGAAAATAAGGGCGTATTTTTCATTAATCCTGAGTATGGCGACCGGCTTGGCGAAATCGTCGAACTGGAAGAAACCTATGCCCGGATCGGTGATTTTATGAAACAAAAGTGTAGAGGATATTACGGGTATGTCTTTACGGGAAACCTCGATCTTGCCAAAAAGATCGGCCTGAAAGCAAAGCGCAGGATTGAGTTCTACACCAGCAAAATCGATTGTCGTTTGCTGGAATACGAACTTTATGAAGGTACGCGAAGGGAGACCGCCGTTACTCCGGCCTGA
- the treZ gene encoding malto-oligosyltrehalose trehalohydrolase encodes MNSNNLQSLPPNRRPPEGRTPDRRPPGVRFNEFGEATIVVWAPQTEQVYLLKLENEEGIPLEKEFYGYWTLTTDRLKPGDLYQFVLNDDVALPDPASLYQSQGVHGPSEAFDLKGFKWTDKGWRNPELKEYIIYELHIGTFTAEGTFAAAETRLDYLVELGVTAIEIMPVSQFAGPRNWGYDGVFPYAVQDSYGGPAGLQHLVNACHGKGLAVILDVVYNHLGPEGNILGQYGPYFTDKYHTPWGDALNFDDAWSDGVRHYFIENAMMLFRDFHIDGLRMDAVHAIKDFGPVHLLREISGRVEELTAQTGNAHYLIVEMDLNDTRFINPADQGGYGMDAQWIDEFHHALRVSSGQQQSGYYSDFEPIVSLAKSYQDAYVYDGIYSEHRKRKFGVKADGRPGEQFVVFSQNHDHIGNRMLGERTSLLVSFEMQKLMAGAVLVSPYLPLLFMGEEWSETNPFQYFVSHTDPELAEAVRNGRKREFAAFHLEGDAPDPMSEETFDQSKLQWSLHESGLHQVMFQYYKTLIRLRKQQPALHNTDRNGLTVDYSREKELIIIQRVSGDQQVVVVLNFSKSVQEVSLPVKHFLWHKLIASSDAKWNGTEQLSEQLDSGVLMVWPESFTLYTNVIYS; translated from the coding sequence ATGAATTCTAACAATTTGCAATCATTACCACCTAATCGCCGGCCGCCGGAGGGCCGTACCCCGGATCGCCGGCCGCCGGGCGTCCGATTTAATGAATTTGGTGAGGCTACCATTGTCGTTTGGGCTCCTCAGACTGAGCAGGTGTACCTTTTGAAATTGGAAAATGAAGAAGGAATACCATTGGAAAAGGAATTCTACGGATACTGGACGCTCACGACGGATCGGTTGAAGCCGGGAGACCTATACCAGTTTGTGCTCAATGATGATGTTGCCCTTCCTGATCCTGCTTCATTGTACCAGTCACAGGGTGTTCATGGTCCGTCTGAGGCATTTGACCTGAAAGGGTTTAAATGGACGGACAAGGGCTGGCGAAATCCGGAATTGAAAGAATACATCATTTACGAGCTCCATATCGGCACATTCACCGCGGAGGGAACATTTGCCGCCGCGGAAACGCGCCTGGATTACCTGGTGGAACTGGGCGTTACCGCCATTGAGATCATGCCGGTTTCACAGTTTGCAGGGCCGCGTAACTGGGGATACGATGGTGTGTTTCCATATGCGGTTCAGGATTCTTATGGCGGCCCGGCTGGCTTGCAGCATTTGGTGAATGCCTGTCACGGCAAGGGATTAGCAGTAATATTGGATGTGGTTTATAATCATTTGGGGCCAGAGGGGAATATTTTGGGACAGTACGGTCCTTATTTTACGGATAAATATCACACGCCCTGGGGCGACGCATTGAACTTCGACGACGCTTGGAGTGATGGGGTAAGGCACTACTTCATTGAAAACGCGATGATGTTGTTTCGTGATTTTCATATCGATGGCTTGCGGATGGATGCGGTTCACGCGATCAAAGATTTTGGCCCGGTACATTTGCTGCGCGAGATCAGCGGGCGGGTAGAAGAACTCACCGCGCAGACCGGGAACGCGCATTACCTGATCGTGGAAATGGACCTGAATGATACCCGGTTTATTAATCCTGCTGATCAGGGGGGTTACGGGATGGATGCACAATGGATCGACGAGTTCCACCATGCATTGAGAGTATCGTCGGGTCAGCAGCAAAGTGGCTACTACTCTGATTTTGAGCCCATTGTTTCGCTTGCCAAATCCTACCAAGATGCTTACGTATATGACGGCATTTACTCAGAGCACCGGAAAAGGAAGTTTGGCGTTAAGGCTGACGGTCGTCCTGGCGAGCAGTTTGTGGTTTTTTCTCAAAACCACGACCATATCGGTAACCGCATGCTGGGTGAGCGCACCAGCCTGTTGGTGAGTTTCGAAATGCAGAAATTGATGGCCGGCGCAGTACTGGTCAGTCCATATCTCCCTTTGCTTTTTATGGGTGAGGAATGGAGCGAAACTAATCCATTTCAATACTTTGTGAGCCATACCGATCCCGAACTGGCCGAAGCAGTCCGCAATGGCCGAAAGCGGGAGTTTGCAGCATTTCATTTGGAAGGCGATGCGCCCGATCCGATGTCTGAGGAGACATTTGATCAGTCCAAATTGCAGTGGTCACTACACGAAAGCGGGCTGCATCAGGTTATGTTTCAATACTATAAAACGTTGATCCGGCTGAGAAAACAACAGCCTGCGCTACACAATACGGACAGAAATGGCTTGACAGTGGATTATTCGAGGGAAAAAGAACTGATCATCATTCAGCGGGTTTCAGGCGACCAGCAAGTGGTGGTAGTCCTTAATTTTTCGAAATCGGTTCAGGAGGTATCCCTGCCGGTCAAACATTTCCTTTGGCATAAGCTGATAGCTTCATCCGATGCGAAATGGAATGGAACGGAGCAATTGTCGGAGCAGCTAGATTCCGGTGTTTTAATGGTCTGGCCGGAGTCTTTTACGCTGTATACCAATGTTATATATTCCTGA